From the genome of Pseudophryne corroboree isolate aPseCor3 chromosome 9, aPseCor3.hap2, whole genome shotgun sequence:
gggttttcccatttctttctatcctccactGGGAAggagaaagcaaccagaacctttctaggaatctgaatttttttctctgttttcccatgctttttcaaaaatagcatttaattctttggacgcagggaaggttagcgaggctttcttattatcagtgaagtaagcctcctcaacctgttcaggagttgtgtcagtaatattcaacacatctctaatagcctctatcatcaactgcaccccttttgcaagagatgcagcccccctgagtatatccccatcaccatctgccgtgtcagagtcggtaaccgtgtcatcttgcataatctgggcaagagcacgtttattgGGAACCTACAAAgtggggtcctgaggtaacagaaccggaccaaactgccatagaattctgtaaaatctgagttgcagattcattctgagcaaccctagtagaaatctgagaaatcatagatttgatagaggataaccactcaggctctcttgctggtatctgcgctacaacagtgcaatcctgattacatgggatgagatcatcctgggaggacatatcctttgctgcatatgacacagagtccctggacatagctgactGAAGACCCCAaacactctatacacacacacacacacacacacacacacacacacacacacacacacgagaggctaaacagagtttcccccctgagaattgcaggagagacacagagattggacccAACCCGCACACAGCGCTGCTTAGACAAGGGACACCCCTTACCAGCGCCCACCATGTACTGTAATAGTTACACAGaattaattcaccccccccccccccctcccttctacaacgccctggtaccacacaggatagctggagttgcttggagggacagctctgtcagcgtctgtgtacaggaactgcaggcaggaaaatggcgctgaacactgctgggtccgctctgaggagaagctccgccccttgaagatggcacgtcttcccgcacaaattctttatactggcctgaggactccgttgcaaggcgggggattccgtcccctgtgagcgtctgagtacggaggattctgacgctagcctggggattcagtctccggttagcgtctgtgaccagtgtagggtattaagtcgctggctcaggacgctcctcattagcgccaacactgtgtgccactgagccttcctggagcgcagcctctcagagctgcgctccaacccttgtgccgccatatctcgccagcttctgatcttctggctctgtaagggggtggcggcatgctgccggggtgagcgatcccctgtggtggggaacgttcgataccctcaggagctcagtgtcctgtcagcggagatagtggctcagaccacgcagggtggacactactccccccctaagtccctcgaagcatggaggctgttgccagcagcctccctgtaaaataataaactctaaaataaacttttactaaagaagctctgtagagctcccctagctgtgactggctcctctgggcacattttctaaactgggtctggtaggagaggcatagagggaggagccagcccacactctcaaactcttaaagtgccaatggctcctagtggacccgtctatacccatggtactaatgtggaccccagcatcctctaagacgtaagagaaattatgtttattgaaTTTAACACACACAAAGTCAAAAAGTCAGCTACATTTCTAAGAACTCCGCAAATATAAGTAAGACAATGGTAATCAAAATCGCAATAAGCCGAGAGCGATATTAAAAGGTTCTGACCAGGGAACATAGAATGAGTTTCATCAAATACATGTCAAACCATTGATTAAAAGAGCAAAACAGAAGAGAGAAAAAGTAAGAAAAAagaagcattgggggtaattccaagttgatcgcagcaggatttttgatagaaattatgcaaaaccatgtgcactgcaggggaggcagatataacatgtgcagaaagagttagatttgggtgtggtgtgttcaatctgcaatctaatttgcagtgtaaaaataaagcagccagtatttaccctgcacagaaataaaataacccacccaaatctaactctctttgcacatgttatatctgccacacctgcagtgcacatggttttgcccaactgctaaaaaatttcctgctgcgatcaacttggaattacccccatagttataagCACAACAGAAAAAAAGCAGATCAACGATACTGTGGGGGATGGaaggaaaaggggaggggtaaaTAAACAAAGGGAGAGGAGGGAGAAAGAACATGGAGGGTCAACCAGAACAAGCAGGTAAAATAAGTGATATTTCCGTAAAGCGTAGGAGACGGTAAAGACCATTACACTATCAGTGTAGGAATCCCGTTGTCCATGACCAGATGCCAAGAAACAGGGCCTTGAGAGGGTTAGGAGAATAGGAGGGGAAAGGTGAAATGGGACTTATAAGTGGTGGAGTCCTTAACATCAAACCATCGAAACCGGGTGTCTTGAAAGGTCACATAATCATCTGACATGGAAAGGAACAGATTGTTAATGTCTGAAATTGTTGGAGGACAGGAGGAGCACCAGCGTGTCAGAATAATAGCCTTTGCTGCATTATTCAAATGTTTCATTAGGGACCACTTGTAACCCAAAAGCAGCAGCGAGGACAGGTGAAACAGCCAAAGGTGGGTCCGAGGGTGTCTCCTCCCAATTATTTTGCGCAAAAGCCTGAGCACCATGTCCCAGTAGGGTCAGAGAGCAGGGTAATCTCACCAAATATGGAACAGGAGAGCCCACTGCAGACAAATATCTCCACCAAACACTGAAGACGACTATCTGCATTTTATGTAAGACATCTGGGCAGTTAAAAACTTTTTTAATCATTAGGATTTATGTGAtatgaatatattattattataatatccgTTTTGTAATGCATTACAGTACACTGCAGCACTAGTACATGGGTAAAGCACATCATACATAAACAGGGACATAAATAGTAGATAAATGTAGCCATGTAGAACAAAAAAACCAGGtagggagggccctgctcataaccAGGTTTATAATGTCAATATCACATCTAAGATTAGTAGAGTAAACTGGCCCAGGAAACAAATTAGGACAGAATGGAATAGATGTACTGTTGGGATAATTGTAGATGGGATTAGGTTAGGTGTGAGGGGATCGATCTGAAATACCTAcattcaaaatccagacggtcgaaatcctgacagcaattgaccgacggtcaaaatcccgacaaggtcaaaatcccgacatggacaaaataccaacatttaaaataccgacaaggtcaaaataccgacttgTAAAATGTCGACATGCCAAAATGCCGGCattagtttttcattgtttttggtgtgtatgtcgacatggacaccatataagtgtaccgcgtcccctcgcatggctcgctgtgctcgccatgcttcgggcacggtgcctcgctgcgctcggtacactattatattcctcctacaggtccactgggatggtaaagtatgaacaagtcggtttcaatggaaaaatcatgaaaaactgtcgacattttacaagtcggtattttgtccatatcgggattttgaccttgtcgggattttgaccgtcggtcaatagctgtcgggatttcgaacgtcgggattttgattgtcggtaaattgactgcatcccggtgTGAGGTTATACCAGTGAGAGTAGTATAGGTGGCAGTAGGGTAGGTGTGTGGGTGTACCAGTAAGAATAGTATAGGTGGTAGTAGTGAGAATATTATAGTGAGAGTAGGGTAGTTATGAGACTAGTATAGGTTGGAGTATGGTACGTTTGAGGTTGTACCAGTGAgaatagtgtaggtgggagtagagtaggtgtgagatTGTACCAGTGagaatagtataggtgggagtagggcagatgtgagggtgtaccaatgaGAGTGGTATAggcgggagtagggtagatgtgaggttgTACCAGTGAGAGGAGTTATTGgcaggagtagggtagatgtgaagtTGCAACAGTAAGAATGgtttaggtgggagtagggtaggtgtgaggtagtACCGGTCatagtagtgtaggtgggagtagggtaggtgagaGGTGGTACCATTGAGAATAGTTTTGTGgaagtagggtaggtatgagggtgtaccagtgagaaCAGTATAGGGGTGAGTAGAGTAAGTGTGAGGTTGTACCAGAGAGAACAGTATAGGCGGAAGTAGGGTAGGTGAGAGGTTGTATTAGTAAGAATAGTATAGGTGGTAGTAGGGTAGATGTAAGGTTGTACCAGTGAGCGtactataggtgggagtagggtaggtgtgaggttgtacTAGTGAGAATAGTATAGGTGTGAGTTGGGGAGGTGTAAGGGAGTACCCAGTTTTCTAAATAATTTTTGCATAAAGGCTAGGAGGTACTGCCATTCTGATCTTTTTAACAGCACTGTGAAATTTTTCTTTGCATTCCACAGAGGAAAATGCTGTGTGATGTGGGGGTTGGGAATTACAAGTAATGTGTGCAGCTGCACAGTGTTACTGCACATCATCGGtaattgaattacccccacagttcatTAAGTAAATGATACTGCATTAAAATACTATATTATCTATAAACTGAGTACTGTAAAGGTAGCAATTGCTTCCACTAGTGTCACTCAAATCCCCTGCAATCAGTCATTTAAGTTAGATATTTGGCAGCAGTTTTTCACTTCACACAATATTTATTTTATAGTTTTACCACTGTTTTATACTATATCTATTTTCTGAATAGGTTCCCCTCCCACACAAAGAAGGACAGGATAGCAATCCCGAGACCATCAAACTAACCAGCATATCCGAGACCATTGCAGAGGCAAGCTCCCCCTTGACAGAAGAAGAGAACACCGCCCCAGAGACAATGGAAGAGGGCAGCGCCCCCTCAACTACAGAAGAAACTAACACTCCTGAGACAATAGTTGATGTCAGCACCCCCTTGATGTTAGTAGAGACCAGCATCCCTAAGACAATGAAAGAGTCAAGCACTCCTAAGACAGTGGCAGCAGCCAGCACTCTCAAGACCAAGGAAGATACCAACAATCCTGAAATCATGGGAAAGGCCAATGCTACTGAGATCACAGGAGAGTCCAGCACTCATTCGACCATAAAAGTGACCAACACTTTCAAGACCTTTGGAAACAACAACATAAGCATAGCAGAAGCCAAGGTCATTGAAGAAGCCAAGTCCCTCATCACCACTGAAAAATATCTGGGTGCTTGGGTGGTAGTCTTATGTGTGCTTATTCTGACAAAGGTA
Proteins encoded in this window:
- the LOC134956838 gene encoding uncharacterized protein LOC134956838 isoform X1; this encodes MQETQLGQAQPVRATTASSSVTAFLPGIYCKSDVYDDYDGDAVPLPHKEGQDSNPETIKLTSISETIAEASSPLTEEENTAPETMEEGSAPSTTEETNTPETIVDVSTPLMLVETSIPKTMKESSTPKTVAAASTLKTKEDTNNPEIMGKANATEITGESSTHSTIKVTNTFKTFGNNNISIAEAKVIEEAKSLITTEKYLGAWVVVLCVLILTKVIFICGGMMVYLYYKKTHRKQGYIVDI
- the LOC134956838 gene encoding uncharacterized protein LOC134956838 isoform X2, translated to MMRVKTMFETILFFTAFLPGIYCKSDVYDDYDGDAVPLPHKEGQDSNPETIKLTSISETIAEASSPLTEEENTAPETMEEGSAPSTTEETNTPETIVDVSTPLMLVETSIPKTMKESSTPKTVAAASTLKTKEDTNNPEIMGKANATEITGESSTHSTIKVTNTFKTFGNNNISIAEAKVIEEAKSLITTEKYLGAWVVVLCVLILTKVIFICGGMMVYLYYKKTHRKQGYIVDI